From Abyssibius alkaniclasticus:
AATCTGCCGCTGATTTTCGTTGCCAACGAGTTTTTTGATGCCCTGCCCATACGCCAGTTCCAGCGCGGGGCCGATGGCTGGCAGGAGGTGCTGGTCGGCGCGGGGCTGAAACCTTCGCTTGGCGCAGCCTTTGCCGATGCGGGGCTGGATGCACGGTTTGGCACCGCGCCCGGCACGGTGGGCGAGGTTTGCGCGCCTGCCGAGGGCTTTGCCGCGGCACTTGGCGCGCGGCTGCGCGCATATGGCGGGGCGGGGCTGGCGGTGGATTATGGCGATTGGCACGGCACAGGCGACACGCTGCAGGCGCTGCGCGCCCATAAGGCCGCCAACCCGTTTGAAGCACCGGGCCAGGCCGATCTTACCGCGCATGTGCAATTTGGCCCGCTGGCGGCAGCGGCGGGCCAGGCGGGGGCCTTTACCACGCAGGGGAGGTTTCTGGAGCGGCTGGGCATTACCGCGCGCGCACAGGCGCTTGCCAAAGCGGGGGCGGCGGATATGGCGGCGGATGTGGTGGCGGCCCATCGCCGCTTGACCCACCCGGAAGAAATGGGGAACCTGTTCAAGGTGCTGGCACTTGGGCCAGGGGCGCAAAATTTGGCGGG
This genomic window contains:
- a CDS encoding class I SAM-dependent methyltransferase; translation: MNALAAIIAREIAANGPMRLDRYMALALGHPQHGYYPTRDPLGAGGDFTTAPEISQMFGELVGLWLAQAWMDAGAPADFVLAEAGPGRGSLMADILRATARVEGFAPQVWLIETSPALRAVQKARLGAVNWADDLAALPNLPLIFVANEFFDALPIRQFQRGADGWQEVLVGAGLKPSLGAAFADAGLDARFGTAPGTVGEVCAPAEGFAAALGARLRAYGGAGLAVDYGDWHGTGDTLQALRAHKAANPFEAPGQADLTAHVQFGPLAAAAGQAGAFTTQGRFLERLGITARAQALAKAGAADMAADVVAAHRRLTHPEEMGNLFKVLALGPGAQNLAGFDKNEHFSPAI